A stretch of Mastacembelus armatus chromosome 1, fMasArm1.2, whole genome shotgun sequence DNA encodes these proteins:
- the dand5 gene encoding DAN domain family member 5, with product MAFLVSLVLLSSCWTAEGFAFSHNTFGNILKGSGFEFESSGGGADEPVPGIVKVVQLDPHAMAQSGIFRRGLTLRKAPSLSSRLSFPAFLSQGHPGPSPAFKAPVSPLQHLNPKSPTETELKKRQGLQMWQRVIDKGEKMTMSLPVNLKDTKQACTAIPFTQRVTAEGCNTVTVRNKLCFGQCSSLFVPSDREVDTVRGALHRPCSRCAPSKAHTVPVPLRCGAETRERAVMVVEECRCEAGREERSVEAGAPAHL from the exons ATGGCTTTCCTCGTCAGCCTTGTGTTGCTTTCAAGTTGTTGGACAGCTGAAGGCTTTGCATTCTCTCACAACACTTTTGGCAACATTTTGAAAGGGTCAGGATTTGAGTTTGAATCATCTGGTGGGGGAGCAGATGAACCTGTCCCGGGAATAGTTAAGGTCGTACAGCTGGACCCTCATGCCATGGCCCAGTCGGGAATCTTCAGAAGGGGACTCACCCTCAGAAAAGCACCCTCCCTCAGCTCCAGATTGTCCTTCCCTGCCTTTCTGTCTCAGGGACATCCAGGTCCGTCCCCAGCTTTCAAGGCCCCTGTGAGTCCACTTCAGCACCTGAATCCTAAAAGCCCCACTGAGACTGAACTGAAGAAGAGACAAGGCCTACAGATGTGGCAGAGAGTCATAGATAAAGGAGAAAAGATGACCATGTCCCTGCCAGTCAACCTGAAGGACACTAAACAGGCATGCACTGCCATACCTTTCACTCAG CGTGTGACAGCAGAAGGATGCAACACAGTGACAGTGCGCAATAAACTATGTTTTGGCCAGTGCAGCTCCCTGTTTGTTCCATCCGACAGAGAGGTAGATACTGTGAGAGGGGCCCTTCACCGGCCCTGCTCACGCTGCGCCCCATCCAAAGCCCACACTGTTCCTGTGCCTCTGCGCTGTGGAGCCGAGACCCGGGAGAGGGCAGTAATGGTGGTAGAAGAGTGCAGGTGTGAAGCAGGCCGTGAGGAAAGGAGTGTTGAGGCTGGAGCTCCTGCACACCTGTAA